TATATATGTCAGTATGTACATGCTTATATGCgagcttatgatttatgtaattAATACAATAAATTTTATATGCCGTTTGGTTATGCTGTTAGCAGaatggaaaaaaggaaaaaggtcAAACCGTTTGggagattttaatttatttattagattttatctgtttccattttccttATATTCTTTTAcatctgttttttttctgctctattctattctatacTTTATTCTATTCTCGCACCAACACCTGCCGCCCACTACACGAGGTAGAGTATGTgtgagaaagaaagagagagagtgagtgggTAAGCGCGTGGAAAACgttgcaatttaatttttttgcttctggctataataatgatctgatccagattcggcaattgtctcttcaaaattgtggatgccacagattttcgtccttgaGAGGGTGGGGCAATGTTTTTAAATAGACTTGTAACGTGTGATATCACAGTCTGAATACCAAATTTAGTTGAtatagctcttatagtctctgagatctgaGCGCTCATCGGGACATGGCTATTAATGCTGATCCAGAATATATGCACTTtttggggtcggaaacgctttcttctgAGTGTTACACCATCCAGTTCCACCACCACCAATCTAATACATGAGTATCTGGTATATAAACGACAGACAAAGGAATTGCCTTTGCAAAGCCGTGAAAAGATATTCATTAATATAATGATGATAGGATGGTAGAGATACTTATTTACAAGTTTGTTTGGATATTATGCATGATATTGGATTTTTCTAGGTTTCGAAGAATTATTTTGGAATTATGGGGATGGGGTCTAAATTATTTAATGATGAGAATCTTGAAGATATTatcaaaatattattattaacatTTGTACATTGCCTGGAGCTCGATCCTTTTTATTGTATCCAAAGCTCTTCCTCCGAATTCCATGTAGTTAGGTATCCCCCAGTCGGATATTGAGCTTGAGAACACCTCCCGCTGATACTAGTGGTTTATTTGTTGTCTCCACAGTTAACCCAAAGGACCTTTTCCGGGTTGCCTTTACCTTTGTGGCTACGTGCGGCCACTTCTCGTTTTGTTTAACCCTTTCGGACGCAGGCCACTCTGTTGGATTGAAAGTTTTCCCCGCCTAATTTATACGGAAATTTATTGCCAATAAAGCGGCAGTAATTGAAATCTCAACGGGAGTAAATCACAATTTTATGGACTGCTAACGGGAGGCGGGGCACACTCGAGTGAACTCCGCCCGCCGATAAAGGCAGAACAGAAtaggtacgagtatatagGATAGGAGCAATATGAGATGGGGTTCATAATTTCGCAGTGGCCCCAAGGCGGCTTTGCGctttctcctctcctctcctatcctctcctctcctctcagGTCAAGTTTCGGGTTGCTCCTGCCGCATTGttgtgcaaattaaatttcaatttgattggCACACAGTCGCCCTCGATCCCCAACTCCTTCTCCAGAGCTGGCTTCTtaaagcagcagctgccactgtTCCGTTGTTTCTACTGTGGAAAAGGGACCAAATCCGAAATTAAAATTACGCCAACGACTTTAATGGAATATGTGCGTGGAATTTGAAATGCCAGTTTTGAACCGACAGAGCATCGCatggcaaaatatttgtgcCGTATATACgggtacgagtatattgtGTTTTTTCGCTTCTAATTTAATTTCTAGGTTAAGTAATTTGGTTTCCATTTCGGTCCGCGTCTGCCTGCTGCAGAACTGGCACGAAATCTTGCATTGTCATCCAGCCCTGGTTCTGGACCCAAGAATTGACCTTCGTAGGACTATGTCTATTTAATTACGGTTACACTCGACTTTAGCAAAAGCAGATGACTCAAACTGCTTTCAGAATCACGGAAGCTCGAAAACAGTTTTTATTACAGCGTCCTGGATAACGCTTTCCTTGAAGATGGAATATTCTTCTGAtgtaaaaaaacaataacgaTTGAGCGATAAAAGAAATTTCCTTTAGCAAATTTCAGACAGACTAACATCATTCCATTGGTAAAGCTTTTGCTTCTCAATTGTTTGAATTTATAGAACTCTCAGCGGTATGTGCATTATGGGTCTTCTTAggtaaaataataattattaatagTGGGAATTAGGACATTGCACTGGCCGGGTAATGGTAATGACTTCAATCCGATCGAGAATCTTTAGCACATCCTGAACGAATTATCTGCATTGAAAGAATCGATAAAAAAACATCGAATCAATCTGAATGAAAACCTGGAATGAATTTTTCCgtaaaattataaaagtgaataccaaattgaattttggaTTCAAAATTTTAATGTGTTTCGTTAGccgtttttattttgtagttATTTTCGTGAGCTTTTTTcttaaaaaacgaaacaaaactttataaaaacaaaaaacaccttTTTTTGATTGTCTACATTTCACTGTCCGCTACTGTATGTATAATGTACATAATACACCGATAACGAAAGAGATTATTATGCCCAATACTCAAAGAGTTTAGGAGTTTATACGCCCAAAATGAAGCGTTTCCGACTTCATAAAGAACATATATGTTCTATATactagatacatatatagtcAAGTCCGATATACATAgctttgtctgtctgtccgcctgTTCGTGGTGTTTGAAGCCTAGTTCTCTGAGACTATAAGACCTAGAGCAGCAAAATTTTGTATTCAGACTCACGCCCTCTTCCGCCATCATAAAGGAAGAAAATCTCTGGAATCGCTTCGCAGTGTCTTCCGCTTTTCCCATCCACGCGCTactccttctctctctttctcacgcACTCTTTCTCGTGCAATGTTCGCCCCCTGGCGGAGGAGAGAACGATAGAATAGGTGTTTTAGAGATCGTTGTTGATCGCATgttaagaaataaaaaaacaaagagaaatggAAATTTGGAAAGAgataaaaataattacaaatagGTAATCATTTTTGCGAACGGAAATAGTCATTGACGTTAAGTtacgtataaaatatattgtataggTTACATAAGTCATAAGACTACTTACATATGCAAGTGTATGGGCACTTCCATTCTGGCGTTACGTTATATTCGTACGACAAAaaagagaatgaaatgaaaaaaatcTTTCCAGTTAAATACAAATTGGGTAGCCGTATGTTCACCAAAAAACGATATAAGCCAAAATATGACCGTACTATTACGTACGTTACTGGCTTTACGTCACCGAATTCCGAGGtagtaaaagtaaaaaaaacgTACCATTAGCCGAGATTGGGCCAATTTGTGGGATTTTTTGTATAGAGTCCAATATTGAGGAAACATTTTATCACGAATCATCTTTCTTATAATAGATAATAGTACGGAAAAACATGAATATGAAAATTCCAAAATGTACCAATTTCAATAGGTTTTCCCATGAAAgtcaatgaaaatatatatacatatactacgcattttttaaattaaaaaaaatcacttAATTTCCGCATGCGCCCGATGTCCGTGTACGTGAATTCACAGAAGGGAAAATAAGCCATTGGGGATATCTGTAGAAGGAATAACGCCTGCCCCGGTTCGCCCACCCGCACCCACCGTCCCATCATTTCCAATTAGTTCCTTCAATTACTCAGTTGGTCAGCTACTTAAGTGCTCAGCTTGGTTCCTTGCGAgttgatttttaatttctttctcTCACCCTGACACTCTTCTTGTCTGCCTATGGCCCTATCACTGGGTACTTCATCATCCAATGGAACCCTTCAGAGCTGGCTGGAGTTGACTGACTCCCAGGGCAAAACAAACTTAacaaagttagctaaatttggCCGAAGGCGTCATTTTAACTGCCGCTTACCCTTACTCCGCCCTGGCTCGCTCTCCTGGCCACCCTCCTCTAGCTATCCTTGCCGACATTTCAATGCCTTTTTAATCTAGAACAAAAGCAAACTTAATTTGCCACAACATCTGAGATGGCACGAagcaaaggcaacggcaaaggcaatggaaacggcaacggcaacggagGAGGACAGGCTACTGGGCCTGGGAGTGAGGCTGGGGACAACGACAACTACGACGACGTCACTTGGCacataatttaattacaaCAACACTTTcggggtggaggtggaggcaaCCACGCGCGAGCCACAAAGGAGTGTGGATGGGCATTGCTACTTTGAAGTTAAGCACTCTGCCCCATCAGGCCGCCAGCACTCGTCGTCTGGCACTCGCCACTCGCCACTCGCCTCGCCTTGCCTCTCTCCGAGTGTTGAGCAACAACTTTCGAGTGCAACGCGTCCTGAATTGTAATTAGTGCCCAGGAGCCGCCAGCCGGAGAGGAGATCTGGCTAGGAATGGGAAGCTGGTcagagaggggagagagagagggggagaaggAGATGGCATCGCTTGATTTATGGAGCGCGCGCATTTGTAATTGTTATTACGTGTGAATGCTCCACTCGAATCCACTTCAGTCCAACTCAATTGACCCCCCACTCCAGGTCCAGGCAATAAATTCGTTATCGGTGCTAATTGTTGAACGAATGAAGCGCGATTTGATAAAGCGCGCCACTGCTTATGGATTCACGGTCACCACCCATTTGACCCATTGACATTGACACTTGACCCGCTCCACTTCCATTAGCTCCAATcacacaaagagagaaacGATTGCTTGGCTGCCCAGCATAAGCGAGTAGATATCCAAAGATCGGACCAATAGGCGGACCAGGCCTCACAGATGTGGATATGTGGGGATATCTGTGGTGTGGGGTACCCTTCGATAATCTAGAAATCTGAATGATGTTCAATCATCAACTCATCAAGTGGGCTGTTCAATTAGTCTCGCCTATCAGCTGATTGCtgtcaaaatttaaaaaacgcTGCATTATTTGACAGCCATTGATAGCAGACTTTCTTCTAATTTGAAGAgagtaattttgaaaaaaaagtaaatttcATTAGGAATCTTTTTGCGGAATCAAACCACCACTGAGGCCCAGGCTAAGATTTATAAATAGTATGGGAACTCTGAACCATCAATTTCAATGGTAAAAAGTGGTTTACTGAATTTCGGGGTTGAGATCCCCAGTTGAGATCCCTACACCCGCCTGTAGGTCGATAGGAGATTGAAAGTGTTCAGTGGTTTAAATTTTGAATGATCACTTGGATATGAGAAAGGTTACCGCTAGGTGGATCCATGGCTACGATTTAGGGTAAGGGAGCATCTCACCCAACCTATTCGCCGGACTTAGCCCTGAGGGACTATTTCCTGTTTTCGAACCTGCAGAACTGGCTTCACGGAGAGAGATTTGATTCCAACGATGAGGTCACCCAAAAATGAATTTCTATGTTTCCTATTAAGGACTTTGACAAATCCTATTTTTTGGAAGGAACACCAAAACTGGAGAAACGTTTGACTCTATTGCTCTATAGAGCTAAAAGGAGACTATGTTGAAAAGAAATAATGATTGCTTATGCAATAGCCTGTGTAACGGACCTTTTGAAAAGACTCGTAAAACAGATGTCTATCAGCGACAAAGGCAtggaataaattaaaatatggCGATTATTATGATAGAATAGGCTCTGGCAAACGAAGAGAAAAGCAACTTTCTAGAAAGCTTTCTTAAAATTCAGTTCCAGTGCATCTTCCATCCTTGAGAAAAGGAACCAGTACTTCTACTTATACACATATTTGTTCGATATGGAGGCGTCACACAGAAATACAGGGACATTCGAATCCTGATGTGAGTGTGTTTGCTATTGCGAAGCCATAATCCTGTTGTTTTATAGCTCGTAATGCCTCGTAATCCTCTTGCTGATGCTCTACTCCATGCTCTTCCTGCTAAGCTCTGTCCAGTGTTGTTCTGTCCAGCTCCTGTATGTTGTGGTTCCTCGTCGCTCTGGAGTTGTTCGTGGGCGAACTTCGACCAGTTAACAGGTTGATTCATTGGAAATTGACCAAATACaattaaatagaaaacaaTTCCGTCCAATTATTCCAGTGAGCGGAGGGAGTGCCCCCCACCACTTTCGAATTTCCCAACGCAAATTTAATTCCCAATTAGATGGAAAATGATTGAATGGCCAACCGAGAATGCAGTGCTAGCTGCAGCTGTTTCGGGGATCGGGCTATTGTTATCGGTGCTTTGTTTCGGTAAAGGATTCTGACTTATTTCCAACCACAGGGAATCGGTAATCGCCTCCGACTAATTGATGGATGCATGCATCGTAAGCACCTGCATAGGTAAGCCATGTCGATTCTCAATTCTCGATTCTcgaattgaatggaaatgaattCGCACCCAACTGGTGGGATCAGGTTAAACAAGTGGGCTTCCTCACCCGCACAGCACTGCTTATTGTTCAATAAGCGGATTAGGTTCCTTGCACTGTTTGGGCCGGACTTACACGCGTTCTACCCCACCACCACTATCACCATCAACAAAGGGCTCGGTACAAGGTTCTCTTCAATGTGCGAACatttacaaatttatttacaGGTTTATCGGAAATGACCCAGGAGCAGAATAGCAAGCCAGATCTGGAACAGGTTAATCGGATCCCGTGGTACTGGCAtcggtggaggtggaggcgtcTGTGCTGGCCTCTGTGCTGGTGGAGCTTGCCTCTGTAGTACTGGAGGAGCTCGCCTCTGTGCTCGTGGtcgtggttgtggttgtgctGTTTCGTGGGGGACCCCATGGATAGCCTGGGCCTCCGGGACCACCGGGACCACCGGGACCACCTGGGCCACCTTGAGGACCACCGGGACCACCGGGACCTCCAGGACCCCTAGGAGGACCTCCTGGGCCACCTTGAGGACCACCAGGACCTCCACGACCTCCTGGGGGACCTCTACGGCCACCGGGACCGCCACGCGGTCCTCCTGGACCCCCTCGACCACCTCCAGGTCCTTGGGCGGCGGCCACAGCGACCAGAGCtacgagagcgagaatgaTGAATGTGCGCATTTTGTTATCTGCTACCTCTGTGCGATTGTTTGTGATAGACAACTCCACCTGACCTTAGCTCCCACATAAGGCACTATATATACGGACGGACGGGTACAGAGTCACAGAGTCGAGCGGAACACCACAAGTGTTTCATCGATGACGTGTGAAGGCTGAGCAAACTAACGTCAGTTGGGATAAGGTAAACCCCACTCGCTCCCACTCGCCAGTCAATGGCACTGGCCTTGGGCAGACTGGGGTACGATGGAATTCCCAGAACTAGCCTTTTCTCTTTCTCGCACCAAACTCGGATCAAACAGCTATGCCGGGATGTTTGCCTTACGTAAGCCAGCGACTGATGGACCGCATTCTGGTCTGTCCGGGAATCGGTCTTGTGTCCACATCTATCGCTGGCgtatgcaaaatatttgccatcGATTGATGTTTGCATAATGTACTCGGGTTCCCGGGTACTCGGGAAATATTGTTGGACAAACATCAACACTCTAGTCGATATTGCGATTAAATGAAAATTCGGGAAGATGTATCTtcaggaaatggaaatgtttttcATAAAACAAGTTTAAGTGAGTGCTTCGAGAATAGTCTTGACTTTACCGTCTTTCCGTATAAACCATTAAAATCTTTGTATTCCACATATTCTATACTATATTCTATTCTATATATCGTTCGTGTCTTAGTACATTAAAAATAAGAATTTTCTGAAAAACagatcttttttttctgtgttctCAAACAATTCGTGACTAGAAGTTTGGGAGTTCAAGAATGTGTTAGTATGAATGGTTGACCCTCGTGAACAGATCGCCCTGAGGCGGACTTCAGCGGGAGGATCTGTATGGAtccatg
The sequence above is a segment of the Drosophila pseudoobscura strain MV-25-SWS-2005 chromosome X, UCI_Dpse_MV25, whole genome shotgun sequence genome. Coding sequences within it:
- the LOC117184881 gene encoding S-antigen protein-like gives rise to the protein MRTFIILALVALVAVAAAQGPGGGRGGPGGPRGGPGGRRGPPGGRGGPGGPQGGPGGPPRGPGGPGGPGGPQGGPGGPGGPGGPGGPGYPWGPPRNSTTTTTTTSTEASSSSTTEASSTSTEASTDASTSTDASTTGSD